The following coding sequences lie in one Chionomys nivalis chromosome 8, mChiNiv1.1, whole genome shotgun sequence genomic window:
- the Prr33 gene encoding proline-rich protein 33 has translation MFVSVVSTPQAACGPRPEAPHGPPPPLLPKPGKDNQRLQKLLRKAARKKMVGTTLAPPGAFRTSLSPVSEASHDLETTVQRPAEAPHLVVPLPRSPHIPIVHHVASPLQKSTVSFSLPQQRSLATHFKAPPRLEAPTPETSWPRNGFAHVSAPTAAGTHITQVHIRLSPSSHTGTSESPRVALDGDKSLRKSHTQPLIPVAHIRPLPTGVQAVSPGPEEPPVTRPPPSFQASTSRESGARVVVPIAPTYRSSGPSPAPAAPEAEHLEELPTASLAMEPKHVSSLPAASGPSGLPQCPVPKVAPKPCLSGWTRLKKQLMEDAEQPAFPEPELSVQSMQPEVPAPMVPQPPASRASRMWDTVLYRMSLTESRRSHPVGPGDGGHPPACLSRLPFLCRPRFNARKLQEAVRPAPTLHPILELHSQPKNFNRTAAGWRLQ, from the coding sequence ATGTTCGTTTCAGTTGTGTCGACACCCCAGGCAGCATGTGGCCCAAGACCTGAGGCCCCCCATGGGCCCCCACCACCCTTGCTGCCCAAACCTGGAAAAGACAACCAGAGACTTCAGAAGCTACTGAGAAAAGCCGCTCGGAAGAAGATGGTGGGAACAACCCTCGCCCCACCTGGGGCCTTCCGTACCTCCCTGTCCCCCGTGAGTGAGGCCAGTCATGACCTGGAGACCACCGTCCAGCGTCCTGCTGAAGCCCCTCACTTGGTGGTCCCCCTGCCCCGCTCACCACATATCCCCATTGTTCACCACGTGGCCTCGCCCCTACAGAAGTCCACTGTCTCTTTCAGTCTTCCTCAGCAAAGGTCTCTGGCAACTCATTTCAAGGCACCACCTAGGCTTGAAGCCCCAACCCCAGAAACTTCCTGGCCCCGCAATGGCTTTGCCCATGTATCTGCCCCTACAGCAGCTGGTACCCACATCACCCAAGTGCATATCCGGCTGTCACCATCCTCGCATACTGGGACGTCTGAGTCCCCCAGGGTGGCCCTGGATGGGGATAAAAGCCTGCGTAAATCTCATACCCAGCCTCTCATCCCAGTAGCACATATTCGCCCACTGCCCACCGGGGTGCAGGCAGTCAGTCCTGGGCCTGAGGAGCCCCCTGTAACAAGGCCACCACCCAGTTTTCAGGCCTCAACATCCAGAGAGTCAGGTGCTCGAGTGGTGGTGCCCATAGCCCCTACCTACCGCTCATCTGGACCCTCACCAGCTCCTGCAGCTCCCGAAGCAGAACACCTAGAGGAGCTGCCCACAGCCAGTCTTGCCATGGAGCCCAAGCATGTCTCCAGCCTTCCAGCAGCTTCAGGTCCCTCGGGCCTCCCCCAATGCCCTGTTCCCAAAGTTGCACCCAAGCCCTGCCTTAGTGGTTGGACACGCCTGAAGAAGCAACTGATGGAGGACGCAGAGCAGCCTGCATTTCCAGAGCCAGAGCTGAGCGTGCAGTCTATGCAACCAGAGGTGCCAGCCCCCATGGTCCCACAGCCCCCTGCCTCCAGGGCCTCTAGGATGTGGGACACAGTGCTGTACCGTATGTCACTGACTGAGTCCCGTAGAAGTCACCCTGTGGGGCCCGGAGATGGGGGACACCCCCCGGCCTGCCTCAGTCGCTTGCCTTTTCTGTGCCGACCTCGCTTCAATGCCCGGAAACTACAGGAGGCTGTCCGGCCTGCTCCTACACTGCACCCCATCCtagagctacactcccagcccaAGAACTTCAACCGGACAGCAGCAGGTTGGAGGCTCCAGTGA
- the Lsp1 gene encoding lymphocyte-specific protein 1 isoform X1 has product MAEAASNPSCEEQEELHGEDSVGLTAQWKEEDQEEAAREQRQREREKQLQDQDKDEDEGDRSLEQTGQQTLLRIKSSELDEDEGFGDWSQKIEQRQQTWGNEGTAEGSEPSQSESPEEKQAEDSSHQTNVHLEKLCLSQGEHNPEDAVGNSGETEEHLTSHQARSPSPLALEETVELSSPPLSPTTKLADRTESLNRSIQKSNSVKKSQPALPISTIDERLQQYTQATESAGRTPKLSRQPSIELPSMAVASTKNRWETGEVQTQSASKTPSCQDIVAGDMSKKSLWEQKGGSKTSSTIKSTPSGKRYKFVATGHGKYEKVLVDDSPVP; this is encoded by the exons GCTCACAGCTCAGTGGAAAGAAGAAGACCAAGAAGAGGCTGCCCGTGAACAGCGCCAAAGGGAACGAGAGaagcagctgcaggaccaggacaAAGATGAAGATGAAGGCGATCGTTCCCTGGAGCAGACAGGACAGCAGACACT CCTCAGGATAAAGTCCTCTGAACTGGATGAAGATGAGGGTTTTGGTGACTGGTCCCAAAAAATAGAGCAGCGGCAGCAAACCTGGGGGAACGAGGGGACTGCAGAGGGTAGTGAGCCCTCTCAAAGTGAGAGTccagaggaaaagcaggcagAGGACAG TTCTCACCAAACCAACGTTCACCTAGAGAAGTTGTGCCTGAGCCAGGGGGAGCATAATCCAGAGGATGCTGTTGGGAATTCTGGGGAGACAGAAGAG CACCTGACAAGTCATCAGGCCAGGAGCCCCAGCCCTTTGGCTTTGGAAGAGACTGTGGAACTGAGTTCACCTCCCCTAAGCCCCACCACCAAA CTGGCAGATAGGACGGAGTCCCTGAATCGTTCCATACAGAAGag CAACAGTGTGAAGAAGTCCCAGCCAGCCTTGCCCATTTCCACAATTGATGAGCGCTTGCAGCAGTATACCCAGGCCACTGAG TCTGCTGGTCGAACTCCCAAGTTGTCCCGACAGCCCTCCATAGAGCTGCCCAGCATGGCTGTGGCCAGTACCAAGAATCGTTGGGAGACAGGAGAGGTACAGACTCAGTCGGCTTCCAAGACACCCTCCTGCCAG GATATTGTAGCTGGAGACATGAGCAAGAAAAGCCTGTGGGAGCAGAAAGGAGGCTCAAAGACCTCATCCACCATCAAG AGCACCCCATCTGGAAAGAGGTACAAGTTCGTGGCCACTGGACATGGGAAGTATGAGAAAGTGCTTGTGGATGACAGCCCAGTGCCATAG
- the Lsp1 gene encoding lymphocyte-specific protein 1 isoform X3 codes for MAEAASNPSCEEQEELHGEDSVGLTAQWKEEDQEEAAREQRQREREKQLQDQDKDEDEGDRSLEQTGQQTLSHQTNVHLEKLCLSQGEHNPEDAVGNSGETEEHLTSHQARSPSPLALEETVELSSPPLSPTTKLADRTESLNRSIQKSNSVKKSQPALPISTIDERLQQYTQATESAGRTPKLSRQPSIELPSMAVASTKNRWETGEVQTQSASKTPSCQDIVAGDMSKKSLWEQKGGSKTSSTIKSTPSGKRYKFVATGHGKYEKVLVDDSPVP; via the exons GCTCACAGCTCAGTGGAAAGAAGAAGACCAAGAAGAGGCTGCCCGTGAACAGCGCCAAAGGGAACGAGAGaagcagctgcaggaccaggacaAAGATGAAGATGAAGGCGATCGTTCCCTGGAGCAGACAGGACAGCAGACACT TTCTCACCAAACCAACGTTCACCTAGAGAAGTTGTGCCTGAGCCAGGGGGAGCATAATCCAGAGGATGCTGTTGGGAATTCTGGGGAGACAGAAGAG CACCTGACAAGTCATCAGGCCAGGAGCCCCAGCCCTTTGGCTTTGGAAGAGACTGTGGAACTGAGTTCACCTCCCCTAAGCCCCACCACCAAA CTGGCAGATAGGACGGAGTCCCTGAATCGTTCCATACAGAAGag CAACAGTGTGAAGAAGTCCCAGCCAGCCTTGCCCATTTCCACAATTGATGAGCGCTTGCAGCAGTATACCCAGGCCACTGAG TCTGCTGGTCGAACTCCCAAGTTGTCCCGACAGCCCTCCATAGAGCTGCCCAGCATGGCTGTGGCCAGTACCAAGAATCGTTGGGAGACAGGAGAGGTACAGACTCAGTCGGCTTCCAAGACACCCTCCTGCCAG GATATTGTAGCTGGAGACATGAGCAAGAAAAGCCTGTGGGAGCAGAAAGGAGGCTCAAAGACCTCATCCACCATCAAG AGCACCCCATCTGGAAAGAGGTACAAGTTCGTGGCCACTGGACATGGGAAGTATGAGAAAGTGCTTGTGGATGACAGCCCAGTGCCATAG
- the Lsp1 gene encoding lymphocyte-specific protein 1 isoform X2 codes for MNGPALLRRNASKRGLEKLLRLTAQWKEEDQEEAAREQRQREREKQLQDQDKDEDEGDRSLEQTGQQTLLRIKSSELDEDEGFGDWSQKIEQRQQTWGNEGTAEGSEPSQSESPEEKQAEDSSHQTNVHLEKLCLSQGEHNPEDAVGNSGETEEHLTSHQARSPSPLALEETVELSSPPLSPTTKLADRTESLNRSIQKSNSVKKSQPALPISTIDERLQQYTQATESAGRTPKLSRQPSIELPSMAVASTKNRWETGEVQTQSASKTPSCQDIVAGDMSKKSLWEQKGGSKTSSTIKSTPSGKRYKFVATGHGKYEKVLVDDSPVP; via the exons ATGAATGGCCCCGCACTCCTGAGGAGAAATGCTAGCAAACGGGGCCTGGAGAAGCTGCTGAG GCTCACAGCTCAGTGGAAAGAAGAAGACCAAGAAGAGGCTGCCCGTGAACAGCGCCAAAGGGAACGAGAGaagcagctgcaggaccaggacaAAGATGAAGATGAAGGCGATCGTTCCCTGGAGCAGACAGGACAGCAGACACT CCTCAGGATAAAGTCCTCTGAACTGGATGAAGATGAGGGTTTTGGTGACTGGTCCCAAAAAATAGAGCAGCGGCAGCAAACCTGGGGGAACGAGGGGACTGCAGAGGGTAGTGAGCCCTCTCAAAGTGAGAGTccagaggaaaagcaggcagAGGACAG TTCTCACCAAACCAACGTTCACCTAGAGAAGTTGTGCCTGAGCCAGGGGGAGCATAATCCAGAGGATGCTGTTGGGAATTCTGGGGAGACAGAAGAG CACCTGACAAGTCATCAGGCCAGGAGCCCCAGCCCTTTGGCTTTGGAAGAGACTGTGGAACTGAGTTCACCTCCCCTAAGCCCCACCACCAAA CTGGCAGATAGGACGGAGTCCCTGAATCGTTCCATACAGAAGag CAACAGTGTGAAGAAGTCCCAGCCAGCCTTGCCCATTTCCACAATTGATGAGCGCTTGCAGCAGTATACCCAGGCCACTGAG TCTGCTGGTCGAACTCCCAAGTTGTCCCGACAGCCCTCCATAGAGCTGCCCAGCATGGCTGTGGCCAGTACCAAGAATCGTTGGGAGACAGGAGAGGTACAGACTCAGTCGGCTTCCAAGACACCCTCCTGCCAG GATATTGTAGCTGGAGACATGAGCAAGAAAAGCCTGTGGGAGCAGAAAGGAGGCTCAAAGACCTCATCCACCATCAAG AGCACCCCATCTGGAAAGAGGTACAAGTTCGTGGCCACTGGACATGGGAAGTATGAGAAAGTGCTTGTGGATGACAGCCCAGTGCCATAG